The following are from one region of the Phycisphaeraceae bacterium genome:
- a CDS encoding ROK family protein: MTTTPDLPQGLIAGVDLGGTNIQFGIVDHRGRILGRAKDKTPTDQGMEVILDRIVLGIRAAAKDAQVQMADLIALGLGAPGPVDPVAGIVREAVNLRWTMAPVGELLMERLGMPVVLDNDVNVAVYGEAHHGAGIGSRNLIGAWIGTGVGGGLILDGKLFYGHHFSAGELGHMLLYPNNPPGSRTIENICSRSAVVDRVLHLIRTNRKSMIPELLGDKFPKIKSKTLADAYRKGDELVIEVIDDAADRLGMALGSITTLLSLERIILGGGLTEALQDLFVDRVRLGVQRAAFPAVAKTVDVVVSKLDDDAGVIGAALLARQRLASVQA; the protein is encoded by the coding sequence ATGACGACCACACCCGATCTCCCCCAAGGCCTCATCGCAGGTGTTGACCTTGGCGGAACCAACATCCAGTTCGGCATCGTCGATCATCGCGGACGCATCCTCGGCCGCGCCAAAGACAAGACCCCCACCGACCAGGGAATGGAAGTCATCCTCGACCGCATCGTCCTCGGCATCCGTGCCGCTGCCAAGGACGCCCAAGTCCAGATGGCCGACCTCATCGCCCTCGGCCTCGGAGCGCCCGGCCCCGTCGACCCTGTCGCAGGAATCGTGCGCGAAGCCGTCAATCTCCGTTGGACCATGGCCCCGGTCGGCGAACTGCTCATGGAACGCCTCGGCATGCCCGTCGTCCTCGACAACGATGTCAACGTCGCCGTCTATGGCGAAGCACACCACGGCGCCGGCATCGGGTCACGAAACCTCATCGGAGCATGGATCGGAACCGGTGTCGGAGGCGGGCTTATCCTCGACGGAAAACTCTTCTATGGCCACCACTTCTCGGCCGGCGAACTCGGGCACATGCTCCTCTACCCCAACAACCCGCCAGGCTCGCGCACCATCGAGAACATCTGCTCCCGCTCCGCCGTCGTCGATCGCGTCCTCCACCTCATCCGCACCAACCGCAAATCCATGATCCCCGAACTCCTCGGCGACAAATTCCCCAAAATCAAATCCAAGACCCTCGCCGATGCCTATCGCAAAGGTGATGAACTCGTCATCGAAGTCATCGACGACGCCGCCGACCGCCTGGGCATGGCGCTCGGAAGCATCACCACCTTGCTCAGTCTCGAACGCATCATTCTCGGCGGCGGACTCACCGAAGCGCTTCAGGATCTCTTCGTCGATCGCGTGCGATTGGGTGTACAGCGAGCCGCCTTCCCCGCAGTCGCCAAGACCGTCGATGTTGTCGTCAGCAAACTCGACGACGACGCCGGAGTTATCGGAGCCGCGCTCCTCGCACGCCAGCGACTCGCCAGTGTTCAGGCTTGA
- a CDS encoding Nif3-like dinuclear metal center hexameric protein: MKVQDLVDAMQQIAPLAYAEEWDRAGLIVGSPQRTIAGPVLLTIDLSEAVLAEALELKAGAIVAYHCPIWDPMLTMTDATAKERIVRGAIEAGLAIYSPHTALDAAPGGVTDWLCEGLSEGSEGQIAGDCRAIKSHHQLDQNQELKVVVFVPESDVDTMRNVLGTAGAGSIGAYKVCSFSVMGTGTFFGGEGARPRVGQAGRLEKVPEHRLEMVCSRASLALVIQTLREFHPYEEPAIDVYELHGVRDRKVGLGRRLVLDRPATVPELARRFARHLNTDRVKYALAGSALADEPIRRVGVVPGAGEDLADMASGEGCEVFVTGEMRYHAVVKALEQGVSVILGGHTNTERGYLPRLAGRLEALLSDARFVVSSRDRDLFRMVESDD; the protein is encoded by the coding sequence ATGAAGGTACAGGATCTGGTTGATGCGATGCAGCAGATTGCGCCGCTGGCCTATGCGGAGGAGTGGGATCGCGCGGGGCTGATTGTGGGTTCGCCACAACGGACGATCGCGGGCCCGGTACTCCTGACGATTGATCTGAGCGAGGCGGTGCTTGCAGAGGCGCTCGAACTGAAGGCCGGCGCGATTGTGGCGTATCACTGCCCGATCTGGGACCCGATGCTGACGATGACGGACGCGACGGCGAAGGAACGCATCGTGCGTGGGGCGATTGAGGCGGGTCTTGCGATCTACTCGCCACACACGGCGCTGGATGCGGCACCGGGTGGCGTGACGGACTGGCTCTGCGAAGGCCTAAGCGAAGGGAGCGAGGGACAGATCGCGGGCGATTGTCGCGCGATCAAGTCGCATCATCAGCTGGATCAGAATCAGGAACTCAAGGTGGTCGTGTTTGTGCCCGAGAGCGACGTGGACACGATGCGCAATGTGCTCGGGACGGCTGGCGCGGGGAGCATCGGAGCTTACAAAGTGTGTTCGTTTTCTGTGATGGGCACAGGGACGTTCTTTGGGGGCGAGGGTGCCCGGCCTCGCGTGGGACAGGCGGGACGGCTGGAGAAAGTACCAGAACACCGATTGGAGATGGTGTGTTCGCGTGCTTCGCTGGCGCTGGTGATTCAGACGCTGCGGGAGTTTCACCCGTACGAGGAGCCTGCGATCGATGTGTATGAGTTGCACGGCGTGCGCGATCGCAAGGTGGGGCTTGGGCGGAGATTGGTGCTGGATCGGCCGGCGACGGTTCCGGAACTTGCGCGACGTTTTGCCCGGCATCTGAATACGGATCGAGTGAAGTATGCGCTGGCGGGTTCGGCTTTGGCCGACGAGCCGATCCGTCGTGTTGGCGTGGTGCCCGGGGCGGGCGAGGATCTTGCAGATATGGCGTCTGGCGAAGGATGTGAGGTGTTCGTCACTGGGGAGATGCGGTACCACGCGGTGGTCAAGGCTCTTGAACAGGGCGTAAGCGTTATCCTCGGTGGGCATACGAACACGGAGCGTGGATACCTGCCTCGTCTTGCGGGGCGGCTGGAAGCGCTGTTGAGCGATGCCCGATTTGTGGTCAGCAGCCGCGATCGGGACTTGTTCAGAATGGTGGAGAGCGATGATTGA
- a CDS encoding sigma-54-dependent Fis family transcriptional regulator encodes MDESLNSVDRARHAGAQVLIVDDEAEHADVMADALRKPGHICTIVGSVDEAMKELDGGAFDVIVTDLRMPSSAGQHGTSADGGDAGLRVLEAARQMQPEAETIMVTAHGDVPTARAAFKFGAFDFIEKPLDLELFRSLVQRAAENVMLRHESGDLSPLVQHDGFEGIIAGSEQMRRILRVVRTVAASTISVLITGESGTGKELVARAVHENSKRKGKRFVAFNCAGQSESLIEDQLFGHVRGAYTGADKDREGVFEYADGGTLFLDEIGDMPLSMQAKLLRVLESGEVVRLGSNEARKVDVRFVSATNRDLRELIVRGEFREDLFFRINGSHVTLPPLRERRDDIPRIVRHAIGKFAAEVAPKQPAPAISDSALLRLTSYDWPGNVRQLLNVVQNMVITAAGEGEGSIRLDVRHIPDDIRSDAGDGASEGVAGALAGTSLEQLEKRAIRETLGMTGGNREHAAKLLGIGERTLYRKLKEYGLR; translated from the coding sequence ATGGATGAGAGCCTCAATAGTGTGGACCGGGCGAGACATGCGGGCGCGCAGGTGTTGATTGTCGATGACGAAGCCGAGCACGCGGATGTCATGGCCGACGCGCTGCGCAAGCCCGGGCATATCTGCACGATTGTCGGGTCCGTGGACGAAGCGATGAAAGAGCTCGATGGCGGAGCGTTCGACGTGATCGTGACAGATCTGCGGATGCCATCGTCGGCGGGGCAGCATGGTACATCGGCTGATGGCGGAGACGCGGGGCTGCGCGTGCTCGAGGCGGCGAGGCAGATGCAGCCCGAAGCCGAGACGATCATGGTGACGGCGCATGGTGATGTGCCGACCGCTCGGGCGGCGTTCAAGTTTGGCGCGTTCGACTTTATTGAGAAGCCTCTGGATCTGGAGCTGTTTCGCAGCCTGGTTCAACGTGCGGCGGAGAATGTGATGCTGCGGCATGAGTCGGGCGATCTCTCGCCGTTGGTGCAGCACGATGGGTTCGAGGGGATCATCGCCGGCTCGGAGCAGATGCGGCGGATACTGCGGGTGGTGCGGACGGTCGCGGCCAGCACTATTTCGGTGTTGATTACGGGCGAGAGTGGAACGGGCAAGGAGCTTGTGGCGCGGGCTGTGCACGAGAATTCGAAGCGCAAGGGCAAGCGTTTTGTGGCATTCAACTGTGCCGGGCAGAGCGAGAGCCTGATCGAAGATCAGTTGTTCGGGCATGTGCGCGGGGCGTACACGGGGGCCGACAAGGATCGCGAGGGTGTTTTTGAATACGCGGACGGCGGAACGCTGTTTCTCGATGAGATCGGGGACATGCCGCTGTCGATGCAGGCCAAGTTGCTGCGCGTGCTGGAGTCGGGCGAGGTGGTGAGGCTGGGTTCGAACGAGGCGCGCAAGGTTGATGTTCGATTCGTTAGTGCGACGAACCGGGATCTGCGCGAGTTGATTGTGCGTGGCGAGTTTCGGGAAGATTTGTTTTTTAGAATCAACGGCAGCCATGTCACGCTGCCGCCGCTGCGTGAGAGGCGTGACGACATTCCTCGAATTGTGCGGCACGCGATTGGGAAGTTTGCGGCTGAGGTTGCGCCAAAGCAGCCTGCGCCAGCGATATCGGATTCGGCGCTGCTGCGTCTGACGAGTTATGACTGGCCGGGGAATGTGCGGCAGTTGCTCAACGTGGTGCAGAACATGGTGATTACGGCTGCGGGCGAAGGCGAGGGCTCGATCAGGCTCGATGTCCGGCATATTCCGGATGACATTCGCTCGGATGCTGGTGATGGAGCGAGTGAGGGTGTGGCGGGCGCTCTGGCGGGAACGAGTCTGGAGCAGCTCGAGAAGCGTGCGATCCGCGAGACCCTGGGTATGACCGGAGGCAATCGGGAGCATGCTGCGAAACTGCTGGGTATCGGCGAACGGACGCTGTACCGCAAGTTGAAGGAATATGGCTTGCGCTGA
- a CDS encoding HDOD domain-containing protein yields the protein MPSEALERVLSCPSLPSLPAVAMQVLELTRNPDVSLRDIARAVEKDQALVGKILKTVNSSFYGLSQPCGTVDRALNFLGLNTVKSLVLGFSLIDTSRSIGEQPLFSLDDYWVRSIYAASGARVLAMQLRRADPDESFTAALFQDIGILASVTALGKQYTQVCAETGFDGDTLPTAEKAAFGFTHMEAGAALATKWRLPKPYVDVVQFHHSPDQASSASSAIVRTAVLGRLATDALRCESGANRVMREFEFLLGEWFGQTFKQVEGHFNEISLAAKEIGKIFNFVIQTPTNVSNLMAEAQERTIEIQIATEREAQTDALTGLPNRRRFEEQSEVLFKMASTTNSPLGVAFCDGDSFKKVNDTLGHQAGDEVLVQIASRLAEAVGEAGVVFRYGGEEFAVLLPGANLARSREIAERMRTAVCGTPMDLGAVENPVDHHSQTVSIGVASWEPGASHAPPSMSELIRRADEAVYKAKENGRNRVEMWVGPEKDGIEESCDSTGAITNVLLVEDDPLSATLWRTMLLKVPGVRVTLESGILGVHRLFKAGFSPDVVVTDYCLSSGSGTDVVRAVRELPNKRVPILVVSALLDDHRKAEGLMAGATMCVSKIDISKRFRWWIEQITKGDFSEAMAA from the coding sequence ATGCCGAGTGAGGCTTTAGAGAGAGTGCTTTCGTGTCCGTCGCTGCCTTCGCTGCCGGCGGTCGCGATGCAGGTGCTGGAGTTGACGCGCAATCCGGATGTGTCGTTGCGTGACATAGCGCGAGCGGTAGAGAAGGACCAGGCGCTGGTTGGCAAGATACTCAAGACTGTGAATTCGAGTTTTTATGGGCTGTCACAGCCATGTGGGACGGTTGATCGGGCATTGAACTTTCTAGGCCTGAACACGGTCAAGTCGCTGGTGCTGGGGTTCAGCCTGATCGACACATCGCGGTCCATCGGCGAACAGCCTCTGTTCAGTCTGGATGATTACTGGGTGCGATCGATTTATGCAGCTTCGGGCGCGCGTGTGCTAGCGATGCAGTTGAGGCGTGCGGATCCGGATGAGTCATTTACAGCGGCGTTGTTTCAGGATATCGGGATACTTGCTTCGGTGACTGCGCTTGGCAAGCAGTACACGCAGGTGTGCGCGGAGACCGGGTTCGATGGGGATACTCTGCCGACAGCGGAGAAGGCTGCGTTTGGCTTTACGCACATGGAGGCTGGGGCTGCGCTGGCGACGAAGTGGCGTCTGCCCAAGCCATATGTAGATGTCGTTCAGTTCCATCACTCGCCGGACCAGGCTTCCAGCGCGTCGAGCGCGATTGTGCGCACTGCGGTGCTGGGTCGACTGGCTACTGATGCATTGAGATGCGAGAGTGGCGCGAACAGGGTTATGCGTGAGTTTGAGTTCCTTTTGGGCGAGTGGTTCGGGCAGACTTTCAAACAGGTTGAAGGACATTTCAACGAGATTTCCCTCGCTGCAAAGGAGATTGGCAAGATCTTCAACTTTGTGATTCAGACTCCGACGAATGTGTCGAATCTGATGGCAGAAGCGCAGGAGCGAACAATCGAGATTCAGATCGCAACGGAGCGCGAAGCCCAGACGGACGCGCTGACGGGACTGCCGAATCGGCGGCGATTTGAGGAGCAATCAGAAGTGTTGTTTAAGATGGCGAGCACGACCAACTCACCTCTTGGCGTGGCGTTCTGCGACGGGGACTCGTTCAAGAAAGTTAATGACACCCTGGGGCATCAGGCTGGTGACGAAGTACTGGTGCAGATTGCGAGCAGACTTGCTGAGGCTGTGGGCGAAGCGGGCGTCGTGTTCAGATATGGCGGCGAAGAGTTCGCGGTGCTGTTGCCCGGAGCGAACCTGGCTCGTAGCAGGGAAATTGCTGAACGGATGCGGACGGCTGTGTGCGGAACCCCAATGGATCTGGGTGCTGTTGAGAATCCGGTGGACCACCACTCACAGACGGTCAGCATCGGTGTAGCGAGCTGGGAGCCCGGAGCGAGTCATGCCCCGCCGAGCATGTCGGAGCTGATCCGGCGTGCAGACGAAGCGGTGTACAAGGCCAAGGAGAACGGGCGAAACCGAGTCGAGATGTGGGTGGGACCCGAGAAAGACGGAATAGAAGAATCATGCGACAGCACCGGCGCGATCACCAATGTGCTGCTGGTTGAAGACGATCCCTTGAGCGCCACTTTGTGGAGGACAATGTTGCTCAAGGTGCCTGGTGTGCGTGTGACGCTGGAGTCGGGAATTCTTGGCGTGCATCGGCTGTTCAAGGCGGGATTTTCGCCTGACGTGGTGGTTACGGACTACTGCCTGAGCAGCGGATCGGGAACGGATGTTGTGCGTGCGGTGCGCGAACTGCCAAACAAGCGCGTGCCGATTCTGGTGGTGTCGGCGCTGCTTGATGACCATCGAAAGGCAGAAGGGTTGATGGCTGGCGCGACAATGTGTGTCAGCAAGATTGATATCAGCAAGCGGTTTCGATGGTGGATAGAGCAGATCACCAAAGGCGACTTCAGCGAGGCGATGGCCGCGTAA